One window of the Streptomyces sp. ITFR-21 genome contains the following:
- a CDS encoding phage distal tail protein: MATPQRIGRIQWGDLLIGPGTGYHVQALSGVDDLPDVRSADTAKSDAHGDYTGPDYVGPRVVQLSLNLMADTPDELRQMILDLRRATQPGRAPADFQLLDWGISVSGKVRKRSIPYDAEYLWRSGTAAIEWYCADPYLYGLDQQAVSTVAYSPSAGRTYPRTYPMSYGATGSSGTVDAVNNGDSPAYPVLRLDGPVANPSIEQPDTGALLALDATLTTGDYLLIDTRSRAVLLQGTTPRRNWIRGGSTWPLLMPGSNQLTYRGSALPGAPGQSSLLTVTWRDTSL; this comes from the coding sequence ATGGCGACGCCGCAGAGAATCGGCCGCATTCAGTGGGGTGATCTGCTCATCGGGCCCGGCACCGGGTACCACGTGCAGGCCCTCAGCGGCGTGGACGACTTGCCCGACGTGCGCAGCGCCGACACGGCGAAGTCGGACGCGCACGGCGACTACACCGGCCCGGACTACGTCGGCCCACGGGTGGTGCAGCTCAGCCTCAACCTCATGGCTGACACCCCCGACGAGCTGCGGCAGATGATCCTCGACCTCCGCCGAGCCACCCAGCCCGGCCGGGCCCCGGCCGACTTCCAGCTCCTGGACTGGGGCATCAGCGTCAGCGGCAAAGTCCGCAAACGCAGCATCCCGTACGACGCCGAATACCTGTGGCGGTCCGGTACCGCCGCCATCGAGTGGTACTGCGCCGACCCCTACCTGTACGGCCTCGACCAGCAGGCCGTGAGTACCGTCGCCTACTCCCCTTCAGCCGGCCGGACGTACCCGCGGACGTACCCGATGTCGTATGGCGCGACCGGCAGCTCCGGCACCGTCGACGCCGTCAACAACGGCGACAGCCCGGCATACCCGGTGCTGCGCCTGGACGGCCCCGTCGCCAACCCGTCGATTGAGCAGCCCGACACCGGGGCCCTGCTCGCCCTGGACGCCACCCTCACCACGGGCGACTACCTCCTCATCGACACCCGCTCCCGAGCCGTCCTCCTCCAGGGCACCACACCCCGCCGCAACTGGATCCGCGGCGGCTCCACATGGCCGCTGCTGATGCCCGGCTCCAACCAGCTCACCTACCGGGGCAGCGCGCTACCGGGCGCCCCGGGTCAATCGTCTCTGCTCACCGTCACCTGGCGCGACACCAGCCTGTAG
- a CDS encoding N-acetylmuramoyl-L-alanine amidase: MARMPGATWRPVPNCTKGGQQAVYGVVLHIMEGTLDGSDAWFRNPAAQASSHFGVGKDGRIYQWVDTADRAWAQESGNRAWLSIEHEGNSGDSLTPAQLAATARVVAWAHAVHGVPLQTTDSVTGRGIGWHGMGGAAWGGHPDCPGNPVKAQRAAIITAAKGGTPTVQEDDMDLTPAQLTAIGKEAAHQTAIYQWADPVTGKPAMLGSFIAKASVLEQTVKAQAAAIQALAAKVGSGEDTAAIVAAVEQAIASSVVHVDVDVTGAAVPTS; encoded by the coding sequence ATGGCCCGTATGCCGGGCGCTACCTGGCGCCCCGTACCGAACTGCACCAAGGGCGGCCAGCAGGCCGTGTACGGCGTGGTGCTGCACATCATGGAGGGCACCCTCGACGGGAGCGACGCGTGGTTCCGCAACCCGGCGGCGCAGGCGTCCTCTCACTTCGGCGTCGGCAAGGACGGCCGGATCTATCAGTGGGTGGACACCGCGGACCGGGCGTGGGCGCAGGAAAGCGGCAACCGCGCCTGGTTGTCGATCGAGCACGAGGGGAACAGCGGCGACAGCCTCACCCCCGCGCAGCTCGCCGCGACCGCGCGCGTCGTCGCCTGGGCCCACGCCGTGCACGGCGTGCCGCTCCAGACCACGGACTCCGTGACCGGCCGGGGCATCGGCTGGCACGGCATGGGCGGCGCCGCGTGGGGCGGTCACCCCGACTGCCCCGGCAACCCGGTCAAGGCGCAGCGCGCCGCCATCATCACCGCCGCCAAAGGCGGCACCCCGACCGTCCAGGAGGACGACATGGACCTCACCCCCGCCCAGCTCACGGCCATCGGGAAAGAGGCCGCCCACCAGACGGCCATCTACCAGTGGGCCGACCCGGTCACCGGGAAGCCGGCCATGCTCGGCAGCTTCATCGCGAAGGCGTCCGTGCTGGAGCAGACCGTCAAGGCGCAGGCCGCAGCCATCCAGGCGCTGGCCGCGAAGGTCGGCAGCGGCGAGGACACGGCCGCGATCGTCGCCGCCGTCGAGCAGGCCATCGCCAGCAGTGTCGTGCACGTCGACGTGGACGTAACTGGCGCGGCAGTGCCCACCAGTTGA
- a CDS encoding DUF7620 family protein: MRRRGDASGQAAADAALVRAKWAKDEAEKRGPEVSEIAGRLRHLRERNGFAEMIDRALRGGT, encoded by the coding sequence ATGCGTCGCCGCGGTGACGCGTCCGGCCAGGCGGCGGCGGACGCCGCTCTGGTCCGGGCGAAGTGGGCGAAGGACGAGGCGGAGAAGCGGGGGCCGGAGGTGTCCGAGATCGCGGGGAGGCTGCGGCATCTCCGGGAGCGGAACGGCTTCGCGGAGATGATCGACAGGGCTTTGCGAGGGGGGACGTGA
- a CDS encoding putative phage holin, protein MGGSQGWSAAASGLVAAAAAVFVLVYNHRAPTWRQSAIGRHMVAVTAVMGALGLYTVVITVWPETLPLLRWVRTGVVTAAAGLLVQRTVFVIRATRKDEGDGSA, encoded by the coding sequence ATGGGTGGGTCTCAGGGGTGGAGCGCAGCCGCATCAGGGCTGGTGGCTGCTGCGGCCGCGGTGTTCGTGCTGGTGTACAACCACCGGGCACCGACCTGGCGGCAGTCGGCGATCGGGCGCCACATGGTCGCGGTGACTGCGGTGATGGGTGCACTCGGCCTGTACACGGTGGTGATCACAGTGTGGCCGGAGACGCTGCCGCTGCTGCGCTGGGTGCGTACGGGTGTCGTGACGGCGGCGGCCGGCCTGCTGGTGCAGCGAACGGTGTTCGTGATCCGGGCGACCAGGAAGGATGAAGGCGATGGGTCTGCCTGA
- a CDS encoding winged helix-turn-helix domain-containing protein: protein MGESDIPAVDPSRPEYVYVQVADDIERKIKAGKLAPGAMLAGERALAEEYGVALNTARGAVRLLRERGLVVTLPAKGTFVAKR from the coding sequence ATGGGCGAATCGGACATCCCAGCGGTTGACCCGTCCCGGCCTGAATACGTATATGTGCAGGTCGCAGATGACATTGAGCGGAAGATCAAGGCGGGCAAGCTGGCCCCGGGCGCGATGCTCGCGGGTGAGCGGGCGCTCGCCGAGGAGTACGGGGTCGCACTGAATACGGCACGTGGCGCGGTGCGCCTGTTGAGGGAGCGCGGCCTTGTGGTCACGCTGCCCGCGAAGGGGACGTTCGTCGCGAAGCGCTGA
- a CDS encoding NAD(P)-dependent oxidoreductase yields the protein MARIGLVGVGRMGTPICANLVGAGHPVVAFDILPERERAVVSAGAQWRASAAEAAEGADVLITVLPGPAEAAATVTDSLLGALARGATWIDMTSNSPAAAAPVQERARAMGVGVLEAPVGGGPADAEAGTLRLFVGGDAELLARHRTLLTAVAAPDRIAHAGSLGTGYTLKLLVNMLWFGQAAATAEVLLLGRGAGIDLDVLHGTLADSAASSDFIRRDLPALFAGDYLRSFGLDHIHDQLAVVVDLARQLGTPHDIAETVRALHRQALERYGPVDGELLAVALLEERTGIRLRT from the coding sequence GTGGCCAGGATCGGACTCGTCGGTGTGGGACGCATGGGCACACCCATATGCGCCAACCTGGTCGGCGCCGGTCATCCGGTGGTCGCCTTCGACATCCTGCCCGAGCGTGAACGGGCGGTGGTCTCCGCCGGAGCTCAGTGGCGGGCCTCGGCCGCCGAGGCGGCCGAAGGCGCGGATGTGCTCATCACGGTACTGCCGGGCCCCGCGGAAGCGGCGGCGACGGTGACCGACTCCCTTCTGGGCGCCCTCGCGCGCGGTGCCACCTGGATCGACATGACCAGCAACTCGCCCGCCGCGGCTGCGCCCGTCCAGGAGCGGGCCCGGGCAATGGGCGTCGGGGTCCTCGAAGCTCCGGTGGGTGGCGGTCCGGCGGACGCCGAAGCCGGAACGCTGCGGCTGTTCGTCGGGGGTGACGCCGAACTGCTCGCACGCCACCGGACCCTGCTCACGGCCGTCGCCGCGCCCGACCGGATCGCGCATGCAGGGAGCCTCGGCACCGGATACACGCTCAAACTCCTCGTCAACATGCTCTGGTTCGGACAGGCCGCGGCGACCGCTGAAGTCCTGCTGCTGGGGCGCGGCGCCGGCATCGACCTCGACGTGCTGCACGGCACCCTTGCGGACAGCGCCGCGAGCAGTGATTTCATCCGCCGTGATCTGCCCGCGCTGTTCGCCGGCGACTACTTGCGGTCCTTCGGACTCGACCACATCCATGACCAACTGGCCGTTGTGGTCGACCTCGCACGCCAACTGGGCACCCCGCACGACATCGCCGAGACGGTACGCGCGCTGCATCGACAGGCCCTTGAGCGCTATGGCCCGGTTGACGGCGAACTCCTCGCCGTCGCCCTCTTGGAAGAGCGCACCGGCATCCGCCTGCGCACCTGA
- a CDS encoding MFS transporter: MPIGLLALALGGFGIGLTEFGIVGLLPEVASDFDVSEQVAGYLVSGYALSVAVGAVALTAAIARFDRKKVLLALMVLFIAGNLISALAPIYSVLLVGRIVAALCHGAFFGVGAVVAADMVAPNRRAGAISLMFAGLTAANVLGVPLGTLLGQQLGWRSTFWAITIIGVVALAGIQLLVPPTPAPAELNLRKELGAFRRPQVWISVTVSALAFGGVIGGFTYIAFTLTKVTGFATGTVPWLLVLFGAGTFVGNFVGGKTADRALNTSLIVNLALLAAVLAVFALTAHNKVMTVISLLLMGTIGLATAPGLQLRTMKHAQDAPTMGSGANIAAFNVGNALGAWLGGLALGAGFGYISPLWVGAGVTAAGLLVLAAGSVRPGRTEADAAPAEAAPAGVTTG; the protein is encoded by the coding sequence ATGCCTATCGGGCTTCTCGCCTTAGCACTGGGGGGCTTCGGCATCGGGCTCACCGAGTTCGGGATCGTGGGCCTGCTGCCCGAAGTGGCCTCGGACTTCGACGTCAGCGAGCAGGTCGCCGGATACCTGGTCTCCGGCTACGCGCTGAGCGTGGCGGTCGGAGCCGTGGCACTGACCGCCGCGATCGCCCGGTTCGACCGCAAGAAGGTTCTGCTCGCGCTGATGGTGCTGTTCATCGCGGGCAACCTGATCTCGGCGCTCGCGCCGATCTACTCGGTGCTGCTGGTGGGCCGGATCGTCGCGGCGCTGTGCCACGGCGCGTTCTTCGGCGTCGGCGCGGTGGTCGCCGCCGACATGGTCGCGCCGAACCGGCGGGCCGGCGCCATCTCGCTGATGTTCGCCGGGCTGACCGCGGCCAACGTTCTCGGCGTACCGCTGGGCACACTGCTCGGCCAGCAGCTCGGCTGGCGTTCGACGTTCTGGGCGATCACGATCATCGGTGTCGTCGCACTGGCCGGGATCCAGCTGCTGGTACCGCCGACGCCGGCGCCCGCCGAGCTGAACCTGCGCAAGGAGCTGGGCGCGTTCCGGCGCCCCCAGGTCTGGATCTCCGTCACGGTCAGCGCGCTCGCCTTCGGCGGAGTGATCGGCGGATTCACCTACATCGCCTTCACGCTCACCAAGGTCACCGGGTTCGCCACCGGTACGGTGCCCTGGCTGCTGGTGCTGTTCGGGGCAGGCACCTTCGTAGGCAACTTCGTCGGCGGCAAGACCGCCGACCGGGCGCTGAACACCTCGCTGATCGTGAACCTCGCACTGCTCGCCGCGGTGCTCGCGGTGTTCGCGCTGACGGCGCACAACAAGGTCATGACGGTCATCTCGCTGCTGCTCATGGGCACGATCGGACTGGCCACCGCGCCCGGGCTCCAACTGCGGACCATGAAGCACGCCCAGGACGCACCGACGATGGGCTCCGGCGCGAACATCGCGGCCTTCAACGTCGGCAACGCGCTCGGCGCGTGGCTGGGCGGCCTGGCGCTCGGCGCCGGATTCGGCTACATCTCGCCGCTCTGGGTCGGCGCCGGCGTCACCGCCGCCGGGCTCCTCGTCCTGGCCGCCGGGTCCGTACGGCCCGGCCGGACGGAAGCGGACGCAGCCCCGGCGGAAGCCGCCCCCGCCGGCGTGACGACGGGCTGA
- a CDS encoding PPOX class F420-dependent oxidoreductase, producing the protein MVAIPESAHALLSSDALAHVVTLNPDGSPQATCVWVGLDEGDIVFGSLSPWQKIKNLRRDPRVALTIESAGIDPSGLREYLTVTGEATVTEGDGIKLVRLLAQTYIGPEANYPPESETRTGYVVRIKARKIGGIGPWGSAA; encoded by the coding sequence ATGGTCGCCATTCCCGAGTCCGCGCACGCGCTGCTCAGCTCCGACGCGCTCGCCCACGTCGTCACCCTCAACCCCGACGGCAGCCCCCAGGCCACCTGCGTATGGGTCGGACTGGACGAGGGTGACATCGTCTTCGGCTCGCTCAGCCCCTGGCAGAAGATCAAGAACCTGCGCCGCGACCCACGGGTCGCACTGACCATCGAATCGGCCGGCATCGACCCCAGCGGGCTGCGCGAGTACCTGACGGTCACCGGGGAGGCCACCGTCACCGAGGGCGACGGCATCAAGCTGGTCCGCCTCCTCGCGCAGACGTACATCGGCCCCGAGGCCAATTACCCGCCGGAGTCCGAGACCCGCACCGGGTACGTCGTACGGATCAAGGCCCGCAAGATCGGCGGCATCGGTCCCTGGGGGTCGGCCGCGTAG
- a CDS encoding 3-oxoacyl-ACP reductase, with the protein MPERLHDRVAVITGAGSGIGLATARRMAAEGARVVCADIDEKAGGAAAEEVGGLFVRVDVAAEAEIEALYEAAVAAYGSVDIAFNNAGISPPEDDSILTTGLDAWRRVQEVNLTSVYLCCKYAIPHMLRQGKGSIINTASFVAVMGAATSQISYTASKGGVLAMSRELGVQFAREGIRVNALCPGPVNTPLLQELFAKDPERAARRLVHIPLGRFAEPEEIAGAVAFLASDDSSFITASQFLVDGGISGAYVTPL; encoded by the coding sequence ATGCCCGAACGACTTCACGACCGCGTCGCCGTCATCACCGGGGCCGGCAGCGGCATCGGCCTGGCAACCGCCCGACGGATGGCCGCAGAGGGGGCCAGGGTCGTCTGCGCCGACATCGACGAGAAGGCGGGCGGGGCCGCCGCCGAGGAGGTCGGCGGGCTGTTCGTACGGGTCGACGTGGCCGCCGAAGCCGAGATCGAAGCGCTGTACGAGGCGGCCGTGGCCGCGTACGGGAGTGTGGACATCGCCTTCAACAACGCGGGCATCTCGCCGCCGGAGGACGACTCGATCCTCACCACCGGCCTGGACGCCTGGCGCCGCGTCCAGGAGGTCAACCTCACCTCGGTCTACCTGTGCTGCAAGTACGCCATCCCGCACATGCTGCGGCAGGGCAAGGGCTCGATCATCAACACCGCGTCCTTTGTCGCGGTGATGGGCGCGGCGACCTCGCAGATCTCCTATACCGCGTCCAAGGGCGGCGTCCTGGCGATGTCCCGCGAACTGGGCGTTCAGTTCGCCCGCGAGGGCATCCGGGTCAACGCCCTGTGTCCGGGCCCGGTCAACACCCCGCTGCTGCAGGAACTGTTCGCCAAGGACCCCGAGCGCGCAGCCCGCCGCCTGGTGCACATCCCGTTGGGCCGCTTCGCCGAGCCCGAGGAGATCGCCGGCGCGGTCGCCTTCCTGGCCAGCGACGACTCCTCCTTCATCACCGCTTCCCAGTTCCTGGTGGACGGCGGCATCTCCGGCGCCTACGTCACGCCGCTCTAG
- a CDS encoding aldehyde dehydrogenase family protein: MSADVYEVVDPATGAGIEKVMMLDAGQADAAIARAAKAYPAWRALAPADRARLLRAFAAAVDADLENLARLEVRNSGHTIGNARWEAGNVRDVLEYFAAAPERLFGRQIPVAGGIDVTFKEPLGVVGVIVPWNFPMPIAGWAIAPALAAGNTVLVKPAELTPLTALRLGELALQAGIPEGVLQILPGAGPVVGQRFVDNPQVDKVVFTGSTRIGKQIMAGCAAQVKPVTLELGGKSANIIFADADLERAAASAPAAVFDNAGQDCCARSRVLVERRVLDRFMELFEPAVLGWRVGDPQDPASDMGPLISAAHRAKVASYVPDDAPVAFRGSAPDGPGFWFPPTVLAPVAVDAPAFREEIFGPVVTVVPFEDEADAVRIANDTAYGLSGSIWTQNLGRALRVARAVESGNLSVNSHSSVRYSTPFGGFKQSGLGRELGPDALDAFTEVKNVFIATD, translated from the coding sequence ATGAGCGCAGACGTGTACGAGGTCGTCGACCCGGCGACCGGGGCCGGCATCGAGAAGGTGATGATGCTGGACGCCGGCCAGGCGGACGCGGCGATCGCACGGGCGGCCAAGGCGTATCCCGCGTGGCGGGCGCTGGCCCCTGCGGACCGAGCCCGGCTGCTGCGGGCCTTCGCCGCGGCGGTCGACGCCGATCTGGAGAACCTGGCACGACTGGAGGTGCGCAACTCCGGGCACACCATCGGCAACGCGCGCTGGGAGGCGGGCAACGTACGGGACGTGCTGGAGTACTTCGCCGCCGCCCCGGAACGGCTGTTCGGGCGGCAGATCCCGGTCGCGGGCGGCATCGACGTCACCTTCAAGGAGCCGCTCGGCGTGGTGGGGGTGATCGTGCCGTGGAACTTCCCGATGCCCATCGCGGGCTGGGCGATCGCCCCCGCGCTGGCGGCCGGCAACACCGTCCTCGTCAAGCCCGCCGAACTCACCCCGCTGACCGCGCTCCGGCTCGGCGAGTTGGCCCTCCAAGCCGGTATCCCGGAGGGTGTGCTGCAGATCCTGCCCGGTGCCGGACCGGTCGTCGGGCAGCGCTTCGTGGACAACCCGCAGGTCGACAAGGTGGTGTTCACCGGGTCCACCCGGATCGGCAAGCAGATCATGGCCGGATGCGCGGCCCAGGTGAAGCCGGTCACACTGGAATTGGGCGGCAAGTCCGCCAACATCATCTTCGCCGACGCCGACCTGGAACGGGCCGCCGCCTCCGCGCCCGCCGCCGTCTTCGACAACGCCGGGCAGGACTGTTGCGCCCGCAGCCGGGTTCTGGTCGAGCGCCGGGTCCTCGACCGGTTCATGGAGCTGTTCGAGCCGGCCGTCCTGGGCTGGCGCGTCGGTGATCCGCAGGACCCGGCAAGCGACATGGGCCCGCTGATCTCCGCCGCGCACCGGGCGAAAGTCGCCTCCTATGTGCCCGACGACGCTCCGGTGGCCTTCCGCGGCAGCGCCCCGGACGGGCCGGGCTTCTGGTTCCCACCGACCGTGCTGGCCCCGGTCGCGGTGGACGCTCCCGCCTTCCGGGAGGAGATCTTCGGCCCGGTGGTGACGGTGGTGCCGTTCGAGGACGAGGCGGACGCCGTACGGATCGCCAACGACACCGCGTACGGGCTGTCCGGTTCGATCTGGACGCAGAACCTCGGACGCGCGCTCCGGGTCGCCCGCGCCGTGGAGAGCGGCAACCTGTCGGTCAACTCGCACTCCTCGGTGCGCTACTCCACTCCTTTCGGTGGTTTCAAGCAGTCGGGGCTGGGGCGCGAGTTGGGCCCTGACGCGCTGGACGCCTTCACCGAGGTCAAGAACGTCTTCATCGCCACCGACTGA
- a CDS encoding UdgX family uracil-DNA binding protein (This protein belongs to the uracil DNA glycosylase superfamily, members of which act in excision repair of DNA. However, it belongs more specifically to UdgX branch, whose founding member was found to bind uracil in DNA (where it does not belong), without cleaving it, appears to promote DNA repair by a pathway involving RecA, rather than base excision.), translating to MTTTPGSDADEAEAAGAGLDTGYDATPYLPPRGGLPAHRKTVTDCRGCPLFGPATRAVFGDGPATARIVLVGEQPEDQGDRQVAPFVGPAGRLLRKAVEETGLAGEPVYLINAVKHFRFVERGKRRIHEAPSLRKETACQPRLAAEMRLLRPEVVVALGATAGRALFGTSFRVTKERGRPLHLPGYEKARAVATLHPSSVLRSDDRRSAYAGLVADLRVAADPPARTGAARVSPT from the coding sequence ATGACCACCACTCCGGGGTCCGATGCTGACGAGGCCGAGGCCGCCGGGGCCGGCCTCGACACCGGCTACGACGCCACGCCGTACCTGCCCCCGCGCGGCGGACTGCCCGCACACCGGAAAACTGTCACCGACTGCCGGGGATGCCCCCTCTTCGGACCCGCCACGCGGGCCGTCTTCGGCGATGGGCCCGCCACCGCGCGGATCGTGCTGGTCGGGGAGCAGCCGGAGGATCAGGGGGACCGGCAGGTGGCGCCGTTCGTCGGCCCGGCCGGGCGGCTGCTGCGCAAGGCGGTGGAGGAAACGGGGCTCGCCGGTGAACCGGTGTACCTCATCAACGCGGTGAAGCACTTCAGGTTTGTCGAACGCGGCAAGCGACGCATCCACGAGGCACCGAGTCTGCGGAAGGAGACCGCCTGCCAACCCCGGCTCGCCGCGGAAATGCGCCTGCTACGCCCGGAAGTGGTGGTGGCCCTGGGTGCCACCGCGGGCCGCGCCCTGTTCGGCACCTCGTTCCGCGTCACCAAGGAACGCGGGAGGCCGCTGCACCTGCCCGGCTACGAGAAGGCACGGGCCGTCGCCACCCTTCACCCGTCCTCGGTCCTGCGCTCGGACGACCGGCGGAGCGCGTACGCCGGGCTGGTCGCCGACCTGCGGGTGGCGGCCGATCCGCCGGCGCGGACCGGCGCGGCCCGGGTGTCCCCGACTTGA
- a CDS encoding MarR family transcriptional regulator — MTHQVGAHLDLRDADLECLDLISRYGPIGPTALARRAGLHPATLTGVLDRLERGGWVVRTPNPSDRRAILVQAVKGKEAEVDYLYSGLSHAMDDICSDYEDADLVMITDFLLRTAKAARVVTDDLADS; from the coding sequence TTGACCCATCAGGTGGGCGCCCACCTCGACCTCCGGGACGCCGATCTGGAGTGTCTGGACCTGATCAGCCGTTACGGGCCGATCGGGCCGACCGCACTGGCCAGACGCGCGGGACTGCATCCCGCCACCCTCACCGGCGTACTCGACCGTCTCGAACGAGGCGGCTGGGTCGTCCGCACCCCCAACCCCAGCGACCGCCGGGCCATCCTGGTCCAAGCGGTCAAGGGCAAGGAAGCCGAAGTCGACTACCTCTACTCCGGTCTGAGCCACGCCATGGACGACATCTGCTCCGACTACGAGGACGCCGACCTGGTCATGATCACCGACTTCCTGCTGCGCACCGCCAAGGCCGCCCGCGTCGTGACCGACGACCTCGCCGACAGCTGA
- a CDS encoding SIS domain-containing protein — MPASSLTTAEIATQPECWQRAAETAGAEGGKLPRPGERVAVIGCGTSWFMAQSYAALRERSGQGETDAFAASEFPFGRRYDRVVAITRSGTTTEVIRACEQLRGSTPVTAVTADPNTPVMAAADEVVVLGFADEQSVVQTRFATTVLILLRAHLGEDPTSAITDARTAVKDELPAGLTDADQFTFLGTGWTYGLAQEAALKMREAAGAWTESYPAMEYRHGPVSITGPGRAVWSFGPLPDGLADDVAGAGGRLEARPAIDPLADLIRAQRLAVAIAEAKGDDPDRPRNLTRSVILS, encoded by the coding sequence ATGCCCGCGTCGTCCCTGACCACCGCCGAGATCGCCACCCAGCCGGAATGCTGGCAGCGGGCGGCCGAGACCGCCGGCGCCGAGGGCGGAAAACTGCCCCGGCCCGGTGAACGCGTCGCAGTGATCGGCTGCGGCACCTCCTGGTTCATGGCCCAGTCCTACGCGGCGTTGCGCGAGCGGAGCGGGCAGGGGGAGACGGACGCCTTCGCCGCCTCCGAGTTCCCCTTCGGACGCCGCTACGACCGGGTGGTGGCCATCACCCGCTCCGGCACCACCACCGAAGTGATTCGGGCCTGTGAACAGCTTCGTGGCTCGACACCGGTCACCGCGGTCACCGCCGATCCGAACACCCCCGTCATGGCCGCGGCCGACGAGGTCGTCGTCCTTGGCTTCGCCGACGAACAGTCCGTCGTCCAGACCCGGTTCGCCACGACCGTGCTGATCCTGCTGCGCGCGCATCTGGGCGAGGATCCGACCTCGGCGATCACCGACGCCCGCACGGCGGTCAAGGACGAACTCCCCGCCGGACTCACCGACGCCGATCAGTTCACCTTTCTCGGCACCGGTTGGACCTACGGTCTCGCCCAGGAGGCAGCCCTCAAGATGCGGGAAGCGGCGGGTGCCTGGACCGAGTCCTACCCGGCTATGGAGTACCGCCACGGCCCGGTCAGCATCACCGGCCCCGGTCGCGCCGTCTGGTCCTTCGGCCCGCTCCCGGACGGTCTGGCCGACGACGTCGCCGGCGCCGGCGGCCGCCTTGAAGCCCGCCCTGCCATCGACCCGCTCGCCGACCTCATCCGTGCCCAACGCCTCGCGGTGGCCATCGCCGAAGCCAAGGGCGACGACCCGGACCGGCCCCGCAACCTGACCCGCTCCGTCATCCTCTCCTGA
- a CDS encoding class II fructose-bisphosphate aldolase — MPAATVAELLRSARASGRGLAAFNVITLEHAEAITAAAEQTGLPVVLQISENAVQFHGGRPEPAIAATAVIARAAAVPVALHLDHIEDEALLRAGVAAGVTSVMFDASRLPYEENVRATARITTWAHSRGVWVEAELGEVGGKNGAHAPGARTDPAEAVSFVADTGVDALAVAVGSSHAMTERTAGLDLALIARLSTAVNVPLVLHGSSGVPDAEIARAVAAGITKVNIGTALNAAFTSAVRDRLATDAAVVDPRRYLRPARDAMTATAAHFLRVVAG; from the coding sequence ATGCCCGCCGCCACCGTAGCCGAACTGCTCCGCTCCGCCCGCGCCTCGGGCCGCGGCCTGGCCGCCTTCAACGTCATCACGCTGGAGCACGCCGAGGCGATCACCGCCGCCGCCGAGCAGACCGGCCTCCCGGTCGTCCTGCAGATCAGCGAGAACGCGGTGCAGTTCCACGGTGGCCGCCCCGAACCCGCCATCGCCGCGACCGCCGTGATCGCCCGTGCAGCCGCTGTCCCCGTCGCCCTCCACCTCGACCACATCGAGGACGAGGCCCTGCTGCGCGCGGGCGTCGCGGCCGGCGTGACCTCGGTGATGTTCGACGCCTCCCGACTGCCCTACGAGGAGAACGTCCGGGCCACCGCCCGTATCACCACGTGGGCCCACAGCCGCGGCGTCTGGGTCGAGGCCGAACTCGGTGAGGTCGGCGGCAAGAACGGTGCCCACGCCCCGGGCGCCCGCACCGACCCGGCCGAGGCCGTCTCCTTCGTCGCAGACACGGGCGTGGACGCGCTCGCCGTCGCGGTCGGCAGTTCCCACGCGATGACCGAGCGCACAGCCGGCCTCGACCTCGCCCTGATCGCCCGGCTGAGTACCGCCGTCAATGTGCCGCTGGTCCTGCACGGTTCCTCCGGCGTGCCCGACGCCGAAATCGCCCGTGCCGTCGCTGCCGGCATAACCAAGGTCAACATCGGCACCGCGCTCAATGCCGCCTTCACCAGCGCCGTTCGTGACCGCCTCGCCACCGATGCCGCGGTGGTGGACCCCCGGCGCTACCTGCGCCCGGCCCGCGACGCGATGACCGCCACGGCCGCGCACTTCCTCCGCGTTGTCGCCGGCTGA